ATAGCTGTGTGTCCCCTGAGGAGAAGAAGTTGCTGGGTGAGGACTTCAACCAGCAGGAGTCTGGAAAGATGAGGTCCAGCCAGGAGATaagggatgaggaagaggaggacgaaGCAGAGAGGACCCACAAGTCTGGGGTGCAGGAACAGGCAGTCCACACGAAGCTCCACAGCCAGCTTcaccaggaggaagaagaggaggaaaaggaagaagaggagaagagcatGCCGGGGAAGACCTCTGAGCATGTGTGGAAGCAACATCCAGAGGGAGGCCTCCAGAAGCGGGTGGCTGAGAAGGCTAGCGATGAGGAGACGGCCCAGTttcaggaggagggaaagggcatGCAGCTCCTGGGCGGAGGCCGAAATCTGTGGCAGGGGGCCGGGAGGGTCGGAGGAGAGAGGCGTGAAGAGTCCTCGAAGCATAGCCACCACCTGGAGCAGCCTGGCACCAAGGCTaagcaagaggaagaggcagaggaggaagaggctttGGAGCAGGAGGTGAGTGGAGAGGGCACTCCAAGGCTCCAAGGGAGTCTCCTGGTGCTGAACTGCACAATGTGAAATCTGCCATGATGTGGGTCAGAGCAGCCAAGTGTGCACCAGGACTAGGGAGCAATGCCCGAGCAGGGACGGTGACCAGGAAGACACGCTAAGTACACAAAAGCACTAGAGTTAGCCACCATTATCTGTACCAAGCGAGTCAGCTCCCACTGAAGCTAGCAGCTGCTCTCTGGTTCACAACGCTAGTGTCAGAGGCCACTGACTAGGCTCTGCCAAGGTGAATgtcccagcaagatggctcagtgggtacagacgcctgctgccaagtcttgctgccttgggttcaattcctagatcCCAGGTGGTGGATGGAGAGGACTGACCCCCACAGGTAGTCTTCTGACCTCTCCACACATGCTGGGGTGCGCGTGGGCgggcacgcgcgcgcacacacacacacacacacacacacaccctaagtaAATGTgtaaacattttttgtttttgtaattatgGGCTGAGAGATGGTTTAACAGTTTAACAgtcccttccagaggaccccgcTTCaatcccaggatccacatggtgactctgtaactcccatttccaggggatcatatgccctcttctggcctccctgggcagaCATGTGATATAAAGGCAGGCAAacaccaatttttaaaagttaattatcACCTCAGTTGGGAGCAGCAATCAAAATAGCCATCGCTTCACAAATGGTCCGCTTAGGGCTAGGCACACAGGTTCATGGTAGAACGTATGACTAGCATGCGCAGGCTGTGGATTCACTTCTAGTGTTGCTACATAAACCAGCTGTGACGACACACATCTctggtcccagcactcacaaagATCCAGAGAACAACGTGGCAGGCAGGCTGTGTGAACCGCCATGCCGCTCAGGTGGGCAAGCAGAGCTTTGGGCCTTGTAGAAGCAAGGATGGTGGTCCTCACTGACTATGACACACAGCTAGGACAGGATGTCAGGCCAAGCATATGAAGTGGCAGAGCTGCTATTCACAGTGGCCATCGAGGTGGTAACCATACTTCTGATCTCCCCCAGGAACACGATGTGGAGCGGCTGGAGCGCATGCAGGAGCAGTTAAAGAAGGCTACCGCCATGCTAGGGGAGGCTCTCGGGAGGGAAGGCTGACCCCACGCCACTCCTTCCCCACACTCCCTGAGGCTCAGGACTGTTGACCTCAGAGCCTCCTTTCACCGGGCATTCTGCTCCACTTCCAACTGGTAGGGACTGGAAGCAAGGATGTGCCTGAGAACCAAGCCTGAGAGAAGCCTATGGGCAGGGGCTGGGCTCCGGCTGACTCAGGACCCCGCCCACCCCTCCATCCCTGAGTGAATAAAGCACAAAGCAAAGCACCCGGGCTCGCATCACACTTCGGCTCTGGAGGGTCGGGACCTGAAATAAGCAGGAAGGCAGGGTCAGTCTGGGCTCTGGTTGTCAGGTCTGCAATTTTATTAAGTTggaaattatattaatattagCACTTAAGTCAGGCAGGGTTGGGGTCATCAGGAAGAGGTTTGGATGCCGGGGAAGGCGGTTGTCGGTTTTGGCTCCTGCCACTGTGAACCACGATGTCATCATATTCATCCTGGGAACAGAGAGGGGTAGCACAGGGTCAGGCAGCTGCCACCTTGCCCACTACCCGGGTCACAGCACCCAAAGAATGGGTGTCACCGTGAAGCCAGTGTTCTCACTCTCAGCACACCATACTGGTGGCCACGGCTCCGCGCTGCTTTCTCCCACCACTGCATGGCTCTTCTCCCCGAGCTCCCATCTCACCCACCCCTGCCTGGGTGGGCTGTCCCCTGGGTTCTTCAGTAATGCTCCCCCTCACCACTGGCTGAGGTCTTTCCCTACCATCAAGTGATCTAGACACTCTAACCGAGGTCACCAACCTACACCGCTCTCCATCTGCTGCTCCCAACGTCACTCCCCACATAGGGTCTCACCATGCACCccttgctggcctcaaactcacatccactgcctctgcctcctgaatcctgGGATCCTAggctaaaggtgtgtgtcacatgACAGATGGCCTTAGCTGTCCAGCTGCCACTGCCACCCTTGCCCAAGTCTATGACTGTTCCCCACATCTCCTCGTGTGTCCCTCCTCTGGATTCCCCGACAGTATCCATCCGGTTAGGTTTTCTCGTTGCTGGTTTACCCCGACCCTCCAGCTGGGGTACCCACTCCCAACTCACGCCCTCATCTCtgttgtcactgtcactgtcgctgccgctgctgctgcaaGGGCTAAGCTTATCGTCCTCGTCCTCAGGTTCAGGGGCCCCATGTGCACGGAGGAGGCGGGCAAGGATGGGGTTGGGCCGGAGCAGGGCACTGCCAAGCGGGGTGCGGCCCCCATACATGCGGGCGGTGGGGTCAGCACCGGCTTTCAGGAGAAGTTCCAGCACGCTGGCTGCCTGGGCTTCTACTGCCAGGTGCAGAGGGGTCCGGCCACACGTAGGCTCCTGCAGGATGTGCCAGAGAGGTCAGTGAGACTGAAGAGAGGACAGTGCCTTCCCCACACTGGCCCACCACAGTGTCTTACCGGTTTATTGAGGTCGGCTCCGGCATCCCTGAGCAGCCGGACCATCTCTGCATCTTTGTGGATGACAGCTACATGGAGTGGGGTATGGCCTGGGAACAGAGCAATTGGTGTCAGATGATGAGGTAAGAAGCCTTGgctcaggctagagagatggctcagcggtttagagcactgactgctcttctgaaggtcctaagttcaaatcccagaaacacatggtggctcacaaccaccggtaatgagctctgacgtcctcttctggtgcatctgaaaacagctacagtgtacttaacatataatataataaataaacctttaaaaaaaaaaaaaaaagagaagcctTGGCTCTGTGTTCATCCTAGGAAAGGGCCATGTGAGCTAAGGATGCCAATATGTCAGGTCCCAGGGCTGGCTTCTCAAGTCCTTCCTAGGTATGCATACAGGCTCCTGAATTCCAGGTGCAAGCCTAAGTCTGCTGTGTCTGGGATCTACAGGGCATGAGACCGGGGACTCTAAATGAAAGCACACGCACATGATCTGTGGATCAAGCCGCCAAATCTTTGATCTTCCTCCACAAAGAGCAGAGGCCTGACCAGCATGCACAGCCCTtgagttccagccccagcaccataaataaaacaaaagatacaGTGACAATAACAGTAAAAGTCCCCAAAAGGGCCTGGGGCTCAGGACTCTGGCTATCAGATGACCTCAGTCTATTCATGAGGCGGGGCTGAGAGGGTAACCCGCATCCTCTGCCCCTGGCTGGggacatgggatggatcctctcATCATGGTCAGGCTGGGCTGGTGGCTCATACTCGGGAACAATTCTGGAGGGAAGTCACCTTGCAGATGGGTAGCCCTGGTTTAACCACTGTATCCTGGCATCTCTGGACCTGTGGCTGACAGGTCTGGGTTATAAGTGGTCTGACGTCTAGACCTGTGGGAGAGGGGCCTTGTACGTCCAATTCTTAGTACTCCTGAGACTGTGTGGAGGGCCTTAGTCCAGATGCTAGGATTTACGGAGCCTAGGGATGACTTCCCAAGGAGCTAGTTTTGCTTtgagggttttttgagacagggcctgaaTTTGACCTCATGATgtttctgccacccaagtgctgggactgggtgtttgtttgagatggggtctcctgtaacctagactggcctcaaactagctagcaccaaggatgaccttgaactcctgatcctctggcttcCAGAGACTGGTATTATAGGCATACACCAAGCTGTTTATGccggggattgaacctagggctttacGTATGCCAGATGAGCACTCCACCAACCAGGGTATGTCTGAGGCCATTGGCTACAACTCAGGTTGGGTGAGAGGAGCTGGGAGCCTGGGACTGGCCAGGAGCTCACATCTTCCCCAAGGCCTGGGGCTCTCACCATCATAGTTTTCAGCTTCTAGTTGTAGCCTCCAGTCTTCATCACGCGGCTCCTCTTCGTTCTCTGGGTTGGGTTGGGAATCCACGGCAGCAGGGGCATGGCTGGTGTCTGGGGTACAGTCCTGGCTCTGAGTGAGGTAGGTATCTGAGGCATCTCTTGGGTGGCTGGGACGGGGCTGGAGCAGTACGCACGCGCACGTGTGTGCCCTGACCCGGCAGGCCAAGTGCAATGCCGTGTGGCCCCCTCTCTCAGCCACCAACACTCCTGCACCGGCTGCATACAACTTCTCTACTGTAGATGCCTCCCCAAGGATGGCTGCTAGATGCAGGGCTGTCTACAGGGATAGAGAGAAGGGGTTAGTTAGGGCCACGCTGACAATCCTGGACCCACCCGGCTCCCTACAGCACACATCCCCATGGCTCACTTGGCCTAGGTCATTCTGCAGGTCAAGGTACTCGGTGCCGGCGGAGAAGCCCAGGAGGAAATCCAGGAAGGGCTCATGCTGATGAATCACAGCCAAGTGCAGGGCTCTGAGGACAAAAGGCAGAGGTCAGTGTCACAGAGTGTCTACTGTGTGCTACAAACTGTGGCCACGGTGGAAACCTGTCAGTGTTCCGGAGAGTCGAGGGCAGAAGCTAATCTAGCACTTTGTCTGGCTGCTCCGTGTTCTGAGCTAAGATAGGGTCTTCATAAGTGGCCCACACTGACCTTGAGTTCAagccctcccacctcagcctcctgagtagctcgGCTGACAAGCCAGGGGAATCCATAGACTTAGTGATTTCAATAGCTCTCGTCACCAATAGGCCCAGCTACCAAATTTGTTTCACCTGTGTTAACTAAGTAACATAATCAGTGTAGTAGCTCTAATTCCAGCATCCGGgaaacctgaggcaggaggattgttagttcaaggccagactgggctacatggtgagttccagagcagcaggGTTAAAAACTAAATAATGAGATtcgatcacacacacatacagaaatgcTGGGCATGGCGGCCCATGTGAGAGAGGCAAAAGCGGTGGATCTCTGAgaatcccaggctagcctgatctgCATGGTGAGCTCCtggtcagctagggctacactgtgagacctgtctcaaataataatacGGTAATAAAGTGAGGTACAATCGAGGTAGACAGCCAGTATGgatctctgtcctccacacataaacatacacatacacacagacaagctGGATACGATGGctctcaccacacacatacacagacacacacacacacacacacacacacacacacacacactcagtgtaGCTCTAAGAACAGACCTTCAAATTACATAAAGCAAAAGCTAACAAGGAGAAGAAGCAACAGACGAATCCATAGGTGTGGTAACTTCACTAGGTCTCTGTCACCAACTGTTCCAACAAGTAGGAAAGCAGGAGCAAATGAACGGCAGGGCtctgtggtggctgctgccctgtcTTTGCAGTCATGAGGACTGAACCTAAGGTAGCTTGCATGCAGGGACGCTGGCTGCCACTGAGCTACCTGCTATTGGTTCCCCTCATTTTGAAGTAGGGCCTCGCTGTGAATGTCCCCAGCCTGGACTTGAATTCACTCTATTCCTCGGCAGGTCCTGACcttgagctcctcctgcctcaatcttcTTTGTAGCTGGAATCACACGCCCAGCTTTGAACAACACTGCTAACCAACATTCCCTCTAAGTCACACGTTGTCAAAATGAATTCCACCGGCACACAGTTCCCGAGAGCACTcgcccagcactcagaaggccctGGGTCTGATGGCCAGCGCTGCAAGAGAAAAACTAGAGACCGCAAATCAGACAAAACATGTTCTCTGCCCGcagtaaaatgaaatttaaagctGGTAACAGAGAGATCTGGAAACTCCTCCAAGCGTGAAAAATGAACATACTTCTTCATAACCTACTGGCCAAAGGAGAAACCaagagaaattagaaaatatactcatttatgcaaaaataaaaacacaatataTCAGAAGTTCTCCAGAGGGAATATTTACAGCATTCCAAGCACATtagaaaagaagagagatgagcTGGGCAGTGGCTTGCTTGGTAGACTGCTAGCTTAGCGTGCATAAGAACCTGGGATCAATCCCAACTCTGCATAAACCAGGCACGCACCACCTTGCCCGGAATTCCaggcaggaagaccaagagtagggtagggtaggagcaatggcttagcagttaagaacacttgttgctgccgggcagtggtggcgcacgcctttaatcccagcacttgggaggcagaggcaggcggatttctgagttcgaggccagcctggtctacaaagtgagttccaggacagccagggccatacagaaaaaccctgtctcaaaaaaacaaaaaacacttgttgctcttgcagaagaccccggtttgattttcagcacctacattgtggctcatagccatccctaactccagttccaggggatccaacatttatacacataaagtaaaattatttgggaagcaggggcagacatatctctgagttcaacgtCAGTCTgctctacatagagaattccaggacagccaaggctacacagagaaacccaatctcaaaaaaccaaaaataaataaaataaaccaaagaaAAATTTCATAATGTGTAGACAGAATCTCTTATAGGcaacacctgtcaataaaaaagcaaaCGGCCAATGAGCtgaagcaggaaataggaggtgggacactggcaggaaaagaaaggattctgggaaatagtgagagaataaaaggagacacagggagagacacTGGAGGAGTCACTGAGAGAGACACCGAGAAAGACGATGCTAAGGAAGAAGCAGGCCCGAGACTGAAGGAAAACATAGAATGATTTAAATGGGTTAAATAAGTTATGTGTTAGCTATGGAATGGGCCAAAGCTTGTAGCCaaggcatttattaataaatagttAATGCCAGAGTCCTTATTGTTGGGAATTAAGTGgccggaagaaaaaaaaaaaaggattcatttttttttacagtagtgttcaaggctagcctgggctacatagtgagacactgacttaaaaggggggtggggttggaggcTGGGAAATGTTTTGCTAAGTAAAGCACAGTGACCTTAGTTTAGAACCCACATAagaaaaagctgggtgtgatTGTAAGTATTTATAGTCCCAACACTAGGGAGGAGAACCCTGGAATGGAGCACAGTGGTGcgcgcctttgatcccagcactccggaggcagaggcaggtggatgagtttgaggccagcttggtttacatagtgagttccaggccagccaccctgtctcaaagaggaagaggagggtagAGAGCAAGAGATGACCGCTGAGGCTCTCAGGCCAGCTAGTCTAGCCTACGTGCTCAGTGCAGCCCAAGGTTGCCCTctagtccacacacacacacacacacacacactccccaggcGGGATGTAGTGATACCCACTTGGGAGCTGAAAGCAGGAGAATGAAATGTTCAAAgctatcctcagctacaaagtaacctcaaggctagcctgggctacatgagaccgtCAAACACAAACAAtcgagaaaggaagggggaggataaagaaagcacaaaaacCAGACCCAAAGTAACCAGAGGGAAATAATAAAGGAACAGGAACCAACAAAGTAGAAAGTGAAAACTAAGGCAACTACTCCTGGCTCTTTAAGATGAGTGTTTGTTGGGTTCCCCTCATGGGTCAGGCACTGAGTCACTGGGCATACGCAATAAGCACAAAGGACAAGAAAATCCCGGGTACAATCCCTTAATGCACGCCGTCACCACAACCATCCCTTCTCCCCAGCTTATCTACTAATCAACATTTCCTACTCTTTAACCTTTTTTCAGTCaccctctcctccttttcctcttccctcctttttgATACTGGGTCCTTCCAGGCTGTCCTCGgactagtgatcctcctgcctcagcccctcgaGTGCCAGAATGACAAGTGTGTACCATCACACTCAGCTAAACTAAAACCAGGGATTGGAAGGTGGTAGTTTGGGAGAAGCATTTGGCTAACAGATGAATCTAGCCTCATAGAATAGAGTTTCTACAtcttatgtagctctggctggcaggGAACTCAATcaggtggcctcaaattcacagagatccacctgcctttgccttccaagtgctgtgagAGCCATGACACCCACCAGCTCAATTTCTTAACTGCAGGGTCAATACTGGACGTGTCAGCTTCAGAGACTCAGGGCCAAGAACTAGTTTTGAAATCAAAATCTGGCTTATACAAGAATAGCCAAAGACCAAAGACTACATCTGGAAGTAAGAGGTAAGAAGATGTGGGAACTAGAGTGGTCGGAAAGGTTCAGATCCGATTTGGGGATCAGGAGCTCAAATTTATAGAGTTCAAAAAAGGTGAGACACTTGACTGTGTGAAAGCGTACCAGTCTCACAATTTAGTGTTTGGGGGTTAAGGGCCAGGAAGTCCAGCATCGGAAATCAAGAGTTAGGAACGAGACGATACGAAGTCACAGGAATCGTAGGCTAAAGGGGACTCAGGTAAGATCCCAGGGCTCAGTCTAGTAATTTAAGGTTTACTCACGTGTCCCCATCCTCAGTGACGTAGCCAAAGACTAAGGGCGCCCACGACAGCTCTGGGCCAAGCTCTGCGCCCAGACCTGGTCCTCCGGGAGCCGCTGCGTCGGGACCTAGAGAGCCCAGGCCGCTGTCGCACCATTCATCGGCATCCGCAGTTTTCCCCAAGCACGCGACCCCGGCCATGGCCCCAGCCACCTCGGGTGGCCCCCTGTGGTCGCCTGCCTGTCGCTGGGCTCTGCGATGAGCTCCAGTGCTTCCGCCCTATCGGGAATTCCCCAACACGCCCCCTCATATACCCaatcaaaatgttttaaatagcTACACCCCGCCCCTGTACTGCACCACAGCCAATCAGAAAAATGAGGTGGACATTCGCTCGCTGAGTTTCCCCACATTTTCCAGACGCCCTTTATCAATATGGCCGCCGGCGCCAGGCTTTTTGGGATTTGTAGTTTGATAACATGAGAGGCACATTGTACGAAAGCGGTTATGGGGATCGCATTGCCTGCCGGGAGTTGTAGTTCTCTATCCTATCTCGGCCTCTTCTTGTTTCCGCTGCCGTCACGGGACAGAGCAGTCGGTGACAGTCCCGAGGGCCCCCACCCCGTTCCCATGGCCGAGCCGGACCGTGAGTTAGGGGCCCTGttgggagggtgggagggtcGGGCCGCGCCGGGGCCTGGCTTTGGGCTGCAGGCCCCGGGGCCCGAGGGTAGGCTCGGTGGGGCGGGAGACAGGATCTACCTGAAGGGAGTGGGATTCGGAGGGGTGTTGCTAAGTGGTCCGTATTACTAGGTTGGTTGGTTTCTGGATTGTGAAATGTAAGGGTCCGATTGTCAAGTTCTTAATGATCGCATTTCTCGTACTTTGGCTGCTGAGGACCCTCGTTGCTAAGGACCAAAGTTACCACTATCCCGGTTGCTAAGGTTGTCTGTTGTTAAGGGCAACTGTAGGATGGGTTCCGGGGACCCCTGTGGCCCCTTACTATCTCATTCCTTCAGTTCTTGTGCCTCTCCTAAACCTCCTACCTTCACTGCATCTCCTCTCCCACACTCAACTCTCAGCAGAAGTATCCCTACTTACGTCTCTTGAAAAACTTAGCCCTCCCTCATTCTCTCGACTCGCACATGCTACCATATCCTGCTTAACTCTGAAACCTTCCTTCAGTCCAGTCTCGCCTGCTTTCTCCTCCTAAAGATTCCCCTCCTCAGCCTTTTCACGTCACACATACCTCCACTCTAAAATATGCCTTTTCCCATCTCCGATAGTTTTACTACCATCCCTGACTCTGAAATAATTAGGTTGGTGGGTCCTCTTGTCCTCCACCATTGTGAGCCCTTCTGCTTAACTCTTTCCCCGCACTGTAACCACGtctgctcccctcctccccagcctctgaCCCTCTGGAGACCCAGGCAGGGAAGGTGCAGGAGGCTCAGGTGAGATGGGGAaggggtggagggaaggagagacttgGTTCCACGTGCCGCACTGGGGGGAGGTGGCAAGGGAAGGCTTTTACCCAAGGGCCCTTGGCTTATGGCCCTGATCCCCAAGCCCATCTGGGGATTAGTACAATCTCCTGGGAGAATGGTGGCTTCTTGGGACTGTCAAGGAAAATGTATAGCCTCAACCCCTGGTTCCCTTCCATATCGTCCTCGTTTCCTACTGTTGCCCATCCCATCCTCAGCCCCTTCTGAACCTCATTTGTGCTGGACCTGAAAGAGACGGTTTTCCAGTTCAATCCGCAAACTCAGATCCTATGAGGTGGGGGAAAGGACCCTATAGGGCACGTTATAAAAGTAtcgaagctgggtgtggtgccagccccctgtaatgccagcacatgggggggggcaggggaggggggaagtgaGGTAGGAGGATGGAGAAAGGAGAGGCAGCTTGGGCCATAtggtgagacccagtctcaaaaaaggagggaggaagggagagagcatACCCCTGGAGTACCGGGCAAACTCTGTGGGTCAGAGATTATAGAAGATTCTAGCCAAACTCTCCCCTGGTGGAACCCACAAGCTGATCTAGGAACAAGACCAAGATATAGTCACAGTGTCGTATAAGTGAAGTGATAAGGGATTTTCTTAAATGAGATCGGAGGTGGTGTTCCATGCAGGGTACAGGCCTGAGAGCACGAAGGGATAGTAGATGTTTCAGTAGTTGGGTTGCTGGCGTGGTCATTTATTGATACTCTGCCTGAATTTTAATGTACATGACTTCATTTAATCTTTGCAGCATCCCAGTGAAGGGAAGGCCTCTCATGGCTGTGTTACAGATGAGCAGCTTACTTGGTGAAAACTGTTAACCCCTGTGTTCTTTGGGTAGAAAGGAAAGGGCTTGAAACTTATGGGGAAATGGGCTCCGAAAGATGCTGCAGCTTCAGTGGAGTGTAGATGAGCCATCTCAAAGATGTTTGAAGACACGTGCCAAGGCCTCCGGTTCCCCCAGAGGCCAGGTTGTCCTCATATACTCGaggagtggttctcaatcttcctaatgctgcaaccttttaatgTAGCTCCAACGGTGTGGTgtccctccaaccataaaattattttgttactacttcataactgtccttttgctactgttatgaactataatgtaaatatcagatatgtaggatatctgatatgggaccccccccccaagagagGGTCGCTTGATCCCTAAAGGGATTGTGTCCCACAGGTTGGGAAACAGTGTACTGGACCATGCCTACAACCACTGAATGCCAGCATGCTCATCCTATGAGACCACACTTCGAAGGGAGGCAGGTGCAGAAGCTGTGGTCAACAATACCCCCATAAGAGCTGTGACAGCCTGCTGTGGGTCTCTAGTCTCTTACTTGTCTGGCTCCCAAATGAAGGCTTAATGCCAGACTAAAAAAGGGTTTCACAGTCAAAAGGGGTTCTCAGTGGCCAAGAAGATGTGGGGTGTCAATTGCAGCATTATCCAGATGGGGCAACGCTAGCAGCAGCCTCAGTGGCTGTCAGGAGAGGGAGTCAATGAACCACGGTTCATCATACAATGTGTTACTATGGAGCCACAATAAAGAatgaggtgggggctggagagatggctcagtggttaagaattctattccagagaacctgagttccatGTACCAGGCGCTCACAAGtgactataactccagtcccaggggatctgactctaTGGagacttgcacacacatgcacatattcacatAACTAAAATAAACTAAAGAGAATGATGTAGGTCTGTGAAACATTGTGCAGTATCTTACTCTGGCAAGACCCAGTTCTATAATAATGAGCAAATGCGCAAAACCTCACGCCGAGAAACCACGTAGAGTTATCTCTGTTTAACTGTTGCTTGGTTTTGCTTTGGTGTTTGTTCGTTATCCAGGCTCAGGAGGCCGAAGGGGGAGGATTAGGAGTTGGAAGCCATCTTAGGTAAAACAGTAAGACTTGGACAGGCTCTTTTTAaagcttttatctttttttttttttttttttttttttttttttagtttcatgtgcattggcattttgcctgcgtgtgtgtctgtgtgagcgtgtcacatcccctagaactggggttacaggcagctctgatctgccatgtgggtgctgggaattgaagcagtcagtgctcgtaaccactgagccatctctccagaccctctttttaaaattttacacctagtttgttttgtgtgtgtgtgtgtgtgtgtgtgtgtgtgtgtgtgtgtgtttaggataCACACGCCACAGTATATGTATGGTGATCTGAGGACAGCTATcgtctcctcccaccatgtggggcCTGGGAATCAAACGCAGATTGTCAGGCTTAGCAGGCAGCCCCTTCCCCTGGTGACCCATCATGCCAACTTATGTCATTTTTTAATATCAGTGAAGAATCATTCTAGAGTCAGGCATGATGGTGATGCaatcctgtaatcctagcacctaaaacaataaaaatagatgGGTCAGGAATTCAAGTTCACCCTCACGTACATACAAGttagagccagcctgggctatgtcggaccctgtcttaaaacaataacaacagaagaatctttaaaaataatttagaaaggaGATTTGGAAGCAGAGTGTGGAAGGGAAGGTCTGGGGGCCT
This Mus musculus strain C57BL/6J chromosome 7, GRCm38.p6 C57BL/6J DNA region includes the following protein-coding sequences:
- the Ccer2 gene encoding coiled-coil domain-containing glutamate-rich protein 2 precursor produces the protein MLLRVTTSAALLLLPLPPLLALLLGAASSAPLMPRPSKEELTRCLAEVVMEVLTLGQAQRGPCTALLHKEIFETEPHSCVSPEEKKLLGEDFNQQESGKMRSSQEIRDEEEEDEAERTHKSGVQEQAVHTKLHSQLHQEEEEEEKEEEEKSMPGKTSEHVWKQHPEGGLQKRVAEKASDEETAQFQEEGKGMQLLGGGRNLWQGAGRVGGERREESSKHSHHLEQPGTKAKQEEEAEEEEALEQEEHDVERLERMQEQLKKATAMLGEALGREG
- the Ccer2 gene encoding coiled-coil domain-containing glutamate-rich protein 2 isoform X1 is translated as MPRPSKEELTRCLAEVVMEVLTLGQAQRGPCTALLHKEIFETEPHSCVSPEEKKLLGEDFNQQESGKMRSSQEIRDEEEEDEAERTHKSGVQEQAVHTKLHSQLHQEEEEEEKEEEEKSMPGKTSEHVWKQHPEGGLQKRVAEKASDEETAQFQEEGKGMQLLGGGRNLWQGAGRVGGERREESSKHSHHLEQPGTKAKQEEEAEEEEALEQEEHDVERLERMQEQLKKATAMLGEALGREG
- the Nfkbib gene encoding NF-kappa-B inhibitor beta encodes the protein MAGVACLGKTADADEWCDSGLGSLGPDAAAPGGPGLGAELGPELSWAPLVFGYVTEDGDTALHLAVIHQHEPFLDFLLGFSAGTEYLDLQNDLGQTALHLAAILGEASTVEKLYAAGAGVLVAERGGHTALHLACRVRAHTCACVLLQPRPSHPRDASDTYLTQSQDCTPDTSHAPAAVDSQPNPENEEEPRDEDWRLQLEAENYDGHTPLHVAVIHKDAEMVRLLRDAGADLNKPEPTCGRTPLHLAVEAQAASVLELLLKAGADPTARMYGGRTPLGSALLRPNPILARLLRAHGAPEPEDEDDKLSPCSSSGSDSDSDNRDEGDEYDDIVVHSGRSQNRQPPSPASKPLPDDPNPA